A region of the Enoplosus armatus isolate fEnoArm2 chromosome 8, fEnoArm2.hap1, whole genome shotgun sequence genome:
ttcattctctgttctgtttttttaattaaacaaaaaactGTGTAGAATACACTGAGACGTACACAGCAAAGGGAAGGTGATTCCAAAGATGAAGACCATGACGCCGCCACACAGCGACAGCAGAAAGTAACTGGTGGCCATGACCCCGATGACAAACAGTGTGGGGTTCTTCCTTTTGAAGTTCTTGACGATGGCCTTGTTCTCTCCTGCCCACACTGAACCAATGAAGACCAGAGTCACCACAGCTCCACCCAGAAACATGCCAAACGGGTTCAGGAACCTGAATATtgaaacatgatgaaatgacaatatagtatattatacatggcattttttttaaatagcacAACCTGCTGGTGGTAACAATAATAGCTAACATCCTGGCCAGTTGGTGTAAACCCTAAGAGGGCAGATGCCTGCAGTAAGGCCTATACTCATGATTTCCACTACATCATCCTCTATTTAAAGAAAACTACTGCACCAGCTTCACATGCAAAATCACGACCAACTAGCAGCAGTGATATGTGTGACAGTAGCAGCTCCAATGTAGCATCACTGATCCACATAAACAATCAACATCCCGATAAATAAcgctcattttaaaataaagggGACTGACTGCCTCCGTTGACATTATGAAGCACTTGCTTTCACTttaagctagctaacttaaCAGCTATTCTTACTGAAAGTTGCTGTTACTGAATACGCAGATATTTaggaagaaaatgtttaacTGCTATAGGCCAAGCAAGGTAAATGTTTAAAAGGCAGAGGCTACAGAAGAGTTACAGTGCTTCAAATGTTGGCACAACAATGCCAAATGTCACAGAAATAGCCTGCGTGCTCATGATGGGTGTGGGTAGAAGGTATGCAGGCTAATTAAACACAGAGTCAGAGATGCTAGCCTGCCTGCGTTAGCTTGCTACCAGGACTTACCCTACAATGAGGAAAACCACCAGAGCCACGGCGAAATAATTCGTCTGGTAGTACAGCAAATTACTGATCACTCTGTTGTTCCACTTTGTTAAATCTCCGAACTCGGGTTTGGCAAACCGGTCCGCTCCGGGGAAGAAATCATCCCACGGTCTGAGGGGTGCAAGCTCCATCTTGGCTGCCATGTCTTCAACGTGTAGTGAAgtcacgcacaaacacaaacataaccaCACGCGTTGCGTGATATTTTGACAGGTCAGCTGATCACCGTCTGAGCTTGGAGGGGAGTCAAACAAGCAGGAGGCCGTACTCTCGCTCAAGATCTCGCGAGAGTCACATTCTCGAAGTGTTTGGAGTTTTACACTTGCGTTGGAGAATGCGCAGCAGCAaagatttaaatgaataaaagtaaatgaaaacGTTACATACATGTTAAAAACGTATATACGTTAGTTCtagatacattttaaaagcgTGTTTATTTATAGAAGATTCAAAGTCTGGATTCGTtttagaaaacagagaagagcgGTTTCAGAAAACCTGCATATATGTAGGCTACTGTAGGTAATGTAAAAGTGTTTATCTTTAGATATGTCTAAAAGAGGAAGTCCAAATAGCACATTATTGGTAATACAGgtcctgttttaaaatgtgctatatgaatttagtttattattattattattattataaaatcacaacaaatataataataaatatgctTAATTGAGTAACATTTACGTATCGGGAAACATATGCTCCCACGGTTTAAATGTTCTACAGAGACATGGCTATGTAATTATTACTGAAGCAGGAGAGAAACCTATTTGCCCTGTTTGGGTACCTGGAGCTGCTGTGTGCAGCTTTGACACTCGGAAACACAGCAGTCACAATCGAGGACATGGGACCGTGAAAGTATGGCGGATGCCGAGGAGCCGTAAGTCTCAATGGACGCAAAATATCATTTTATCGTAGTTTATCGTACGCCTTTTGTCGTGTACCCGGCATGCTTGAAACctattttactttcttcttccagggagaagaaaagaaggcgAATAGAGGACCTGACTGAGAAGTTAGTGACGAATGCTAAATAAAGGTCTCTGACTGGCAGCAGGTTTGCGTTGCACTATGAGCAGCGACTGCTGAGCCAGgagacatgaaaagaaacattttagcAAGGGACAGCCTTAATAACCCATTTAGCTGTTTGTACAAGGCATCAATTTACACTATGTGTTCATTCACAGTGTCCTACATACTGCAGAGACACTGTTCTGCACCTATCCTGTATCCTTTTTGCAAGACATATCCGGAATGAGCAGAACATCATAGCTGTGTTATTTATCCTATACTTCATACTGGTCCTGAGCAGGGTTTACGTATGTAGTGTGTTCAACCTGGAGACGTGACAGCCAAGTAAATTCAAACAAGCCAGTAAGGCATTCAAATAACCACCTGAGTTATGATTGTACTGTGCACTaatgtcccacaatgcaatgcacaaagtAAAAATGGAGGATGATGAACATAGTGTGTAAAAACAatggtggtgaaacagctccagAAAGAAAGTTCAATTGCTGTATTACAACaatttcctgttagtataaaaTAGTAAAGTATATTGAGTTTTTGTATTCTAACTGCAAAACCAGAACATTTTAGCATATCATACCCGCTGTATACAATTAGTATGTATAATGGGATTAGGAGACAGTGTATGTTTTTATGAAGATTCTCATCTTTGTTATGAATCTGGTTTCCGGATAAACTTGCTGCACTGCCGTCAGTTAGTCACATTTCTTAGTACAGTGGTTCCCAGCTTTATTTGCCCATGACCCATCAATAGAAAGTAATTTCTACTGTGCGtcaactgtgtgcatgtttgtgagtCGTGAGATGTTTAACTGAAGAGTGATTTTGCCTACCAAGGTATTATCTCTCAACCCCAActcccaggttgggaaccaatATCCCAGCAGACAGTCAAAAACAACTATTACTGGTTACTGTATATCAGTGATCAATAGCAGTTTAAGTGGCTAGTTTAGCTGTTGTCATTTTTGCACAGCAGATGAAATCCAAAATggtggcttgttttttttttctcattaagctttttttcatttgtgtgtttattaatcTGCATGACTGTTATCAATATGGCCAACTGCTTTCTTTCACCGCCTTCTTCACACAACTTTCAGGAAATTTCTCccttgtaaaataaaaaatgcatgtAATGAGGGATAGATGGCATTATTAGAAGGATAAGTAGGGAGAAAAGTAGTTCAGTGTATcttggtgtgttgtgtgtccaGAATGGCTGTAGATGGTGGACACAGGGACGGTGGTTGCGACTGGGACGGCCGGTGGAATCATGTGAGGAAGTTTTTGGAGAGACCTGGCCCGTTCACCCATCCTGACTTTGAACCAAGCACTGAGGTGACATAGAAGCACTTTGATGAAATCGTTCTGTAatttaacatgctaaactgaaACTGTCTAGTGGGATAAAACTGTAGCTTCACACTGTCCAGTGATGGTGATATTTCAAATCACTGTACATTTTGATCCTTAAAATATTGTGCTGTGTCTTTCATTTCAGTCTCTACAGTTCTTGTTGGAGACATGCAAGATTCTGGTCATTGGTGCAGGAGGACTTGGATGTGAACTCCTCAAAAATCTGGTAAGAAATAGCTTTAATCTACATTATATTGACATACGACTATGTAAGTTCTTATATCGTCTTGTTGTGCTTTAGGCTCTGTCTGGGTTTCGCCTTATTCATGTGGTTGACATGGACACAATTGATGTGTCTAACCTCAACAGGCAGTTTCTTTTCAGGTAGGTTtcactttttcccccctcccagtagtttaatatttcacaaatatgTATGtggtgacatttatttatttatttatttaatttcggGAAAATTTGCCACAAAGGTTTGTGAGATACTCATCtacatttttataatatttcCTTTAATTATTTACACAATTCTTATCAAAGAACATAGAATGATGTAATAGTCCTATGGTCCTCGgatgaaaataaatgagggTTACCATGTCACAGTATCTGTGACAGAATTTCCCTCAAAGTGACTGTAGTACTGTAACCATTCCAGTGTGATAAAGTCAGAATACATTCAGCAGCTCATATGTCCTATAAGTAACTGTTAAATGCATCAATTTAGGCCCAAAGATGTTGGACGACCAAAGGCCGAAGTGGCTGCCGACTTTATCAACAGTCGTATCCCTGGATGTAAAGTTGTCCCGTATCCTTTGCAGCAACAGTTTGAAATGCAACTCAGGTTTAGTTTACATTGTATGAAATATCTTGACCATGATTTTTTATTCCTTATTAATAACATGCAGTCACTTTAAAAAGATCCAGGACTTTGATGAGTCTTTCTACAGGCGTAAGTTTTTTTCTTACAAGCTCTATGCATTAGCAAAGCTTACCAAGTAAGCGCCTCAGAGGTTTAAATCGCTCATCTCTTTGCAGAGTTCCACATCATCGTCTGTGGACTGGACTCCATCATTGCCAGACGCTGGATGAACGGGATGCTGGTAGGAAAGAGaaatttgatttgttgtctCTACTTAATATACCTTTGCATCTCAGAAGCTTATAAGTGTAATCTGTTGGGAGTTATGAGTGACGTTGCCTTCTCTAGATATCCCTCCTGAGCTATGAAGACGGAGTCCTGGATCCCAGCTCCATCATCCCCCTCATCGATGGAGGAACGGAGGGCTTTAAAGGAAACGCTCGGGTCATTCTGCCCGGCATGACTGCATGCATCGACTGCACATTGGAGCTGTACCCGCCACAGGTCACTTTTCAACAGCAATTTATCTGCTAGTTTCGCTTTAAAGATTCATATAAACACAGtaaatggcatttttttctgttataaatgtgtgaatgatATGACAGAATAGTTAATCAACCTATTATATCAGATAAACTATCTGCTGTTCAGCTTGTCTTTTGGGTGGGAGAAAGCATCTGTGGTgcacatgttttacatttccatCTGCAATAACAGCTGTTTCTttggagcagaaaaaaaaagaattgggTCATAAACATGAGCAATGTTAGCAAccagactgaacagaaaaagaaatgagagaaaaacgTGTCACATACGGACAGGTGAAGTGCAAAATCAGCACAGCAGTGACTAAGATCTTTCCAAAACACTCAGAAAAGAAAGtataaaaattaaattaaatcaggaTTTGATGATTCATCTTTTTCCTGAACAGCTTTGGTATTATAGCTGTTGTAGTCTTTAACTGATTTCACTGTGCAGAACAGGAAAAAAGGGCTTCTAGTGCtcctttaaatgcatttatgcTTGACCTTGATTTTACTATTATCCACAGATTAATTTCCCCATGTGCACCATTGCATCAATGCCCAGGCTACCAGAACATTGCATTGAATATGCCAGAATCTTACAGTGGCCCAAAGAGAAGCCATTTGGAggtaagcttttttttattttaatgacattatTTAACCTTCTGCCTTTGTATATTATTACAATAAAGGCTAACAACAGCGTCCTTTTTCTCAACTAGATACCAGCTTAGATGGAGACAATCCAGAGCACATCCAGTGGGTGTTTGAAAGAGCCCAagaaagagctgcagagttCAACATTACAGGCGTGACATACAGACTCACTCAAGGTGAACCTGAGaattaaagtaatttttttttaataaaaaataatttattcaaTGCTAATGTAGTCTTTCTGGCTCACAAGTGTCTATAATACTGTGCTGGAATTAAACTCACGAAGGTTTGTCCATCTTGTTTGTGCCCCAGGAGTTGTGAAGAGGATCATTCCTGCTGTGGCATCAACTAATGCTGTTATTGCTGGTATGAAACTTTGTTGAGGCTGTTCAGAGATGTTGGCAGAAAggaaatatttgaaaacaatGCGGGTGACGTTTCTGCGATATCTTTGGTGAAATATCAAAAGAAATAGACCCTAGGCTAAGCCCCCTGTGGTTACTGCCTGAGAGGCTCGCTGCTCTTGCACGGCAAATATCCAGTTTATAATGACGAACGCTTGTAATTTTTTAAACTATGGGTCTTTGATTTCATGTCGATgtaaacaaaagcaggcttctcatttctaagCAACAGTCATACATTTTGTTGGCTAAAATGACTGTCACTAGCAGATTATATCAgctatagctagctagctagttgaTGCTTACACagtgagttggttgaaaacaatAACCATGTAAAAGAGTAAATATGCATGGCTTCATACACTGTAGAATGGCAAAAAGTCTGCATCCTCACCAGTAGATGATCCAGGTAGAAGGCattgaaataaagaaacagcctTGTTCTTGTATTACGGGGTGAAACTAGTTAGTTCCAACaaatttgttaattttttccAACATAACCCGGTTTGGATGCCCGAAACGTGCTTGGATTTGAAAAGTACAAATGGATATAAAAGACCACCCTTCTAGAGCACCATGCACACTGACTCGACATGTGgggaaatccaaagcttgacagtcctgctagttactgttgctaagctatgattggacaattgctgTTTGTGGGAAGGGTTTAGCAAACAGtcatttatgatttattgtACTTGAACAATTGTGCAATTCACGCAACTaaatttaattttgtctttgttctccaTAGCTGCCTGTGCCACGGAAGTTTTTAAAATTGCTACGAGGTCAGGAGCAGAAAAACATTCTTTATCTCTCGTCCCAGTTACCTGCTGATTTGTCAAATGAACATTACTTaacatcagattttattttacagtgcGTATATTCCTTTAAATAATTACCTGGTCTTTAATGACGTGGATGGGCTGTACACCTACACGTTTGAAGCTGAGCGAAAGGTTTGTCGTGCCCTAATTGTCATCTTGTCACCAGagtaatgtactgtacttgtacaACCAGTTTACTATTTATCATCTTTGATTGGCAGGAAAATTGTTCAGCCTGCAGCCAGGTGCCTCAGGATCTCCAGTTCCCTCCTTCTGCCAAATTACAGGAGGTTTTAGAGTACCTTACAGAGAACGCCTCTCTGTGagtattcagaaaaaaaagtttttcatgCTTCTTTGGCTTCTTTAGCAATTAAAATTGTTGGTTAAAattgtgtgtaattgttttcAAGACAAATGAAATCCCCGGCTATCACCACAACTCTGGAAGGGAAGAATAAGACACTGTATCTGCaggtaatatactgtatttaatctTTGAGAATGCTGCATTTCATTATAAACTGCGATTAAACTATGATTACAATTTGATTCCAGTCTGTGAAATCCATCGAGGAACGAACCAGGCCAAACCTCTGCAAGACTTTGAAAGGTAACAAGAAGCAGTACTCCAATCATTCCCAGTCTGTCCACCTGTAGCTGCTGACATTCATGATAACATACatggaatatgtttttttctgtgacgCAGAGCTGGGCCTGTCGGATGGACAGGAACTAGCTGTGGCCGACGTCACCACGCCCCAGACGGTTCTCTTCAAGCTCAATTTCACCACCTGAACATTCATTACGACACACAGCACTGATGTCGGGTCGACTGCGTCTGATTGCAAACTGGGTCTTTGTTGCAGTAGCACATTTGATATGATAATGTAAATATGATGAGTAAGGGCTCACTTGTGGGATAGGATTGGTTGTCATATGAATATGGAATCATttaacaacattgttttttctattaatgttgtttacttctttgtgtatttgtcctGTGTTGACTTATATTGTAGCTATTTCCCTGTCAATCCAATGAGAATAATGATGTGCACTGTGCTCTAATAAAGTTTTATTATCAAGGTTGTAGAAGAAGCCTCATTCACCAGATGTCAGTCATTTAGAAGCAATGGGGCAGCTtcactgttcattttttttttagaacttTTGTTGTGTTCAAGTGTATCTttttagattaaaataaattttatttatttaaataataaatgtttcatgtgaCAGTTTTGAAGGAATAGTcccaacattttaaaatataaagcTTCTGCCTGGCCAGCAcacagcaggttagcttagcttattaTTTGACCATTATTTCATGGTTAAGGTTTGATTGGACTTGGAATCAAAACTTGAGTAATGGTCAGCTCATGTAACTACTCACACTTTTGCGTACTGTATTGTAAGGTGTTGCCAAGAAGGGTCAAAACAAACAGGCCTGTATAAAATATCTCATGAGGGCAGAGCGAGCCACAGATGGGACTCTTCACATGCGGTTTCTGTCGTCTGTCCGCTGTGTGACAGGATGTCAATAGTCACTTTAAGCTTCTTAGGGCGCTAATGAAAGTGGTCGCATATTGTCCGGGAGACAGATGGTTTCTGCCTTGATTAAGTTTTAATTTTCCTGACGGGAAAAGCTGGCAGGCTTTGCTCGTCGGGGTGATGCGACTTTTGTTCACAGACCAACACATCTCGCACATCACACTCCGCCTGAAAGGTACAGTGACTCCAGGGAGAGCAGCTGATGTGTGAAACTGCAGGTTTTCATTGAGCTGACGTCTCCGTCAGCCGGGTGcgttatttgtttgttttttcttctcttctactCTTTGAGGCAGAAAACTTGAGAACCTGGAGGATCACATCCGCTGCAAACTTCTGCATCCTCGCTGAGACGATCATTATATGGCAGCCTCTGTAGCATGATGTTACCCCACACACTGGTGGAGGTGTCAACAGCGGCTATCATGTAAATCAATAACCTGAGCAGAGGTGAGTGGTCGAATATTGAAAATATGCTTTTCAATCAACAGTGGCTTAACTCACTAAGCAaacttcagtttttattttattttgaaatattctCTTGTCTGTTCTTTagataaatgttaaaatgtgtgagGCAGGCTGACTCACTTTTATTGATTATGATGATATTGTACTACACAGTGTGCATGTAGcctatatatgtgtatgtaacaCAGCAATAGCTTGTACTGGCATAGTGTTTTTTgcacaaatatgacaaaaaaaagttatgttCATGGATTATTAGCTATTGATTAATGAGGAATGATGCCtttctaaatctaaatgtaCAGTGCAATATGATTATtagagttttaaaaaatgtaatctctCTCTAATATGACAATTCATTCATCttaatttttcaagcacaaatgccaaaaaattgccagttccagcttcttaaatgtaaaaatgtgttttacatggTTGTAAGTTAAATATCTTTAAGTTTTGTACTCAAAATGAATTTTTTGAAGTTTAGGTTCTGGGAAATTGTTAAGGACATTTGCTttattgacaaaaataaataaattatttgcagattaatcaataataaaaatgatcattagttgcaggCATAAACTTTATATGTAAGGGGTTAAGAGGTGAATGAAAACACCTCGAGCAGACAAGTGACTTAAGCAGTGATGTTTTGCTTCATGCCATCTTTGTCCTGCAGTAGTAATGCTGTAATTTGACATAAAAGTCCACGTCCCAGTTTTTCTGTGACTCATGTGGAATACAACTTGTTTTGGAGGGAGAGTTTAGCTTTGAATGCAGAGATGTTTACAGCTGAAGGGGTAATGTGAGTCAGAAATGAGTACAAGAACCCACTCTCATCTGCCTCCAAAGTTGCCTCTGATTCAGGGAAAACTGTTGGCGTGATTCTGTTTAAGTGTGCGTGAACCTCTTTGTCCGTGCAGGCAAGATGACGCTGAACGTATTGGCTCGACCATTACACTGGGGCCTCCTGCTTCTTTGTGTTGTAGGCTTCTGCAGCCAGCTAGTGGCCACTGGCAACCAAAGCTCCCGAGGACAGAGAGGTAGGTGTCAGACCCAACCAGACCAGTCGCACCCCCCCAGAGGGACTCATTATGGCTCCTGGTCACCAGCCTGGTCGCCTGGT
Encoded here:
- the LOC139288738 gene encoding PRA1 family protein 3-like produces the protein MAAKMELAPLRPWDDFFPGADRFAKPEFGDLTKWNNRVISNLLYYQTNYFAVALVVFLIVGFLNPFGMFLGGAVVTLVFIGSVWAGENKAIVKNFKRKNPTLFVIGVMATSYFLLSLCGGVMVFIFGITFPLLLILIHASLRLRNMKNRLENKIEGVGLKKTPMGVIMDLLDQQEEKMNKIQDFIESKLKE
- the LOC139288669 gene encoding NEDD8-activating enzyme E1 catalytic subunit-like isoform X2 codes for the protein MADAEEPMAVDGGHRDGGCDWDGRWNHVRKFLERPGPFTHPDFEPSTESLQFLLETCKILVIGAGGLGCELLKNLALSGFRLIHVVDMDTIDVSNLNRQFLFRPKDVGRPKAEVAADFINSRIPGCKVVPHFKKIQDFDESFYRQFHIIVCGLDSIIARRWMNGMLISLLSYEDGVLDPSSIIPLIDGGTEGFKGNARVILPGMTACIDCTLELYPPQINFPMCTIASMPRLPEHCIEYARILQWPKEKPFGDTSLDGDNPEHIQWVFERAQERAAEFNITGVTYRLTQGVVKRIIPAVASTNAVIAAACATEVFKIATSAYIPLNNYLVFNDVDGLYTYTFEAERKENCSACSQVPQDLQFPPSAKLQEVLEYLTENASLQMKSPAITTTLEGKNKTLYLQSVKSIEERTRPNLCKTLKELGLSDGQELAVADVTTPQTVLFKLNFTT
- the LOC139288669 gene encoding NEDD8-activating enzyme E1 catalytic subunit-like isoform X4, with translation MADAEEPMAVDGGHRDGGCDWDGRWNHVRKFLERPGPFTHPDFEPSTEALSGFRLIHVVDMDTIDVSNLNRQFLFRPKDVGRPKAEVAADFINSRIPGCKVVPHFKKIQDFDESFYRQFHIIVCGLDSIIARRWMNGMLISLLSYEDGVLDPSSIIPLIDGGTEGFKGNARVILPGMTACIDCTLELYPPQINFPMCTIASMPRLPEHCIEYARILQWPKEKPFGDTSLDGDNPEHIQWVFERAQERAAEFNITGVTYRLTQGVVKRIIPAVASTNAVIAAACATEVFKIATSAYIPLNNYLVFNDVDGLYTYTFEAERKENCSACSQVPQDLQFPPSAKLQEVLEYLTENASLQMKSPAITTTLEGKNKTLYLQSVKSIEERTRPNLCKTLKELGLSDGQELAVADVTTPQTVLFKLNFTT
- the LOC139288669 gene encoding NEDD8-activating enzyme E1 catalytic subunit-like isoform X1, yielding MADAEEPEKKRRRIEDLTEKMAVDGGHRDGGCDWDGRWNHVRKFLERPGPFTHPDFEPSTESLQFLLETCKILVIGAGGLGCELLKNLALSGFRLIHVVDMDTIDVSNLNRQFLFRPKDVGRPKAEVAADFINSRIPGCKVVPHFKKIQDFDESFYRQFHIIVCGLDSIIARRWMNGMLISLLSYEDGVLDPSSIIPLIDGGTEGFKGNARVILPGMTACIDCTLELYPPQINFPMCTIASMPRLPEHCIEYARILQWPKEKPFGDTSLDGDNPEHIQWVFERAQERAAEFNITGVTYRLTQGVVKRIIPAVASTNAVIAAACATEVFKIATSAYIPLNNYLVFNDVDGLYTYTFEAERKENCSACSQVPQDLQFPPSAKLQEVLEYLTENASLQMKSPAITTTLEGKNKTLYLQSVKSIEERTRPNLCKTLKELGLSDGQELAVADVTTPQTVLFKLNFTT
- the LOC139288669 gene encoding NEDD8-activating enzyme E1 catalytic subunit-like isoform X3; this encodes MAVDGGHRDGGCDWDGRWNHVRKFLERPGPFTHPDFEPSTESLQFLLETCKILVIGAGGLGCELLKNLALSGFRLIHVVDMDTIDVSNLNRQFLFRPKDVGRPKAEVAADFINSRIPGCKVVPHFKKIQDFDESFYRQFHIIVCGLDSIIARRWMNGMLISLLSYEDGVLDPSSIIPLIDGGTEGFKGNARVILPGMTACIDCTLELYPPQINFPMCTIASMPRLPEHCIEYARILQWPKEKPFGDTSLDGDNPEHIQWVFERAQERAAEFNITGVTYRLTQGVVKRIIPAVASTNAVIAAACATEVFKIATSAYIPLNNYLVFNDVDGLYTYTFEAERKENCSACSQVPQDLQFPPSAKLQEVLEYLTENASLQMKSPAITTTLEGKNKTLYLQSVKSIEERTRPNLCKTLKELGLSDGQELAVADVTTPQTVLFKLNFTT